Proteins encoded by one window of Erythrobacter sp.:
- a CDS encoding site-specific DNA-methyltransferase, translating to MRKLPDACIDLVFADPPYNLQLGGDLNRPDGSKVDAVTDHWDQFDSFQIYDNFTRDWLTECRRVLKPDGALWVIGSYHNIYRVGAILQDLGFWLLNDIVWRKTNPMPNFRGTRFTNAHETLLWASQGEKAKYHFNYRAMKTLNDELQMRSDWTFPICSGGERLKDDTGHKAHPTQKPEALLYRVLLATTEAGDVVLDPFFGTGTTGAVAKRLGREWIGCERESAYRKVAEARIAKELPLDESALATMQSRKTQPRVAFGQVVEAGLLKPGTEIFDKQRRWTATVRMDGSIVCGKEVGSIHGVGKDLQGAPSCNGWTFWHYDAGGEVKPIDAARGLYLLAAED from the coding sequence ATGCGCAAGCTGCCCGATGCCTGCATCGATCTGGTCTTCGCCGATCCGCCGTACAATCTCCAGCTCGGCGGCGATTTGAACCGGCCCGACGGCAGCAAGGTCGATGCGGTAACCGATCACTGGGACCAGTTCGACAGCTTCCAGATTTACGACAATTTCACCCGCGACTGGCTCACCGAATGCCGCCGCGTGCTCAAGCCCGATGGCGCGCTGTGGGTGATTGGCAGCTATCACAACATCTACCGCGTCGGCGCGATCCTGCAGGATCTCGGTTTCTGGCTGCTCAACGATATCGTCTGGCGCAAGACCAACCCGATGCCCAATTTTCGCGGCACCCGCTTCACCAACGCGCACGAAACCCTGCTCTGGGCCAGCCAGGGCGAGAAGGCCAAGTACCATTTCAACTATCGCGCGATGAAGACGCTCAACGACGAATTGCAGATGCGCAGCGACTGGACCTTCCCGATCTGCTCGGGCGGGGAACGGCTGAAGGACGACACCGGCCACAAGGCGCACCCGACGCAAAAGCCCGAAGCGCTCCTCTATCGCGTGCTGCTGGCGACCACCGAGGCGGGCGACGTGGTGCTCGATCCGTTCTTCGGCACCGGCACCACCGGCGCGGTGGCCAAGCGGCTGGGCCGCGAATGGATCGGCTGCGAGCGCGAGAGCGCCTATCGCAAGGTGGCCGAAGCGCGAATCGCCAAGGAATTGCCGCTGGACGAAAGCGCTCTGGCAACGATGCAGAGCCGCAAGACCCAGCCGCGCGTCGCCTTCGGCCAAGTGGTCGAGGCCGGGCTGCTCAAGCCGGGAACGGAGATTTTCGACAAGCAGCGCCGCTGGACCGCGACGGTGCGGATGGACGGCTCGATTGTGTGCGGGAAGGAAGTGGGTTCGATCCACGGCGTGGGCAAGGACCTGCAAGGCGCGCCGAGCTGCAACGGCTGGACTTTCTGGCACTACGACGCGGGGGGCGAGGTGAAGCCGATCGACGCAGCGCGGGGGCTGTACCTGCTGGCGGCGGAGGACTGA
- a CDS encoding calcium/sodium antiporter gives MLILILTIVAGLAGLFIGGELLVRGAVAMANRLGISHLVTGVVIVGAATSMPEMVASVEAAMLGSPGIAWGNVIGSNLANILLILGVTAVVAPIAMHGVGKRDAVVGLIATLALWALTFWQMAAPWIGAVLLAALVIYAIWRVRHPPESLDVEEDDRPLSLWLAVALFAGGVALLIGAGQILVTGAIELATIAGVSETVIGLTIVAVGTSLPELAASLAAALRGRPELAVGNVVGSNIFNILLIGGATMTIAPLPIPAEMLDVELPILAVASLLMLALCRYASHIGRKLGLLLLAGFVANTALLFA, from the coding sequence ATGCTGATCCTGATTCTCACCATTGTTGCTGGGCTTGCCGGGCTGTTCATCGGCGGCGAATTGCTGGTGCGCGGCGCGGTGGCAATGGCCAACCGGCTGGGGATCTCGCACCTCGTCACCGGTGTGGTGATCGTCGGTGCGGCAACCTCAATGCCGGAAATGGTCGCCAGCGTGGAAGCCGCCATGTTGGGCTCGCCCGGTATCGCCTGGGGAAATGTGATCGGCTCCAATCTCGCGAACATCCTGCTTATTCTCGGTGTGACGGCTGTGGTCGCACCGATTGCCATGCACGGTGTGGGCAAGCGCGATGCGGTGGTCGGGCTGATCGCAACGCTGGCGCTTTGGGCGCTCACCTTTTGGCAGATGGCAGCGCCGTGGATCGGCGCGGTGTTGCTTGCCGCGCTGGTCATCTACGCGATCTGGAGGGTTCGCCATCCACCCGAAAGTCTTGATGTCGAAGAGGATGACAGGCCGCTTTCGCTGTGGCTGGCCGTTGCCCTGTTTGCAGGCGGCGTGGCGCTGCTGATCGGGGCAGGCCAGATTCTGGTGACAGGAGCGATCGAACTGGCAACGATCGCCGGAGTTTCCGAAACCGTCATCGGCCTCACAATCGTCGCGGTCGGCACCTCCTTGCCCGAACTCGCGGCCTCGCTGGCGGCTGCGCTGCGCGGCCGGCCCGAATTGGCGGTGGGCAACGTGGTGGGATCGAATATCTTCAACATCCTGCTGATCGGCGGCGCGACGATGACAATCGCCCCGTTGCCCATCCCAGCAGAAATGCTGGACGTAGAATTGCCGATCCTGGCGGTGGCGTCGCTACTGATGCTGGCGCTATGCCGCTACGCCAGCCATATCGGACGCAAGCTCGGCCTGCTTCTTCTTGCCGGGTTCGTCGCCAACACGGCGCTGTTATTCGCCTAA
- a CDS encoding ribonuclease HII — protein MMSGTPSADFCSGLGPHPLIAGVDEAGRGPLAGPVVAAAVLLCKPAPKGIGDSKVLTAKSRAEAEACIRRRCAFGIGVVCVEEIDRRNIFGATMLAMSLAMEQLCTAIGRHDLAALIDGNLTPQGRCAEWRWPATPIVGGDGREACIGAASILAKEYRDRLMVEASREHPHYGWESNKGYGSKQHLEALRIHGATPLHRRSFAPVAQLEMVL, from the coding sequence ATGATGTCAGGAACGCCTTCTGCCGATTTTTGTAGCGGTTTGGGCCCGCACCCGCTGATCGCCGGAGTGGACGAGGCGGGGCGCGGACCGCTTGCCGGGCCAGTTGTGGCGGCTGCCGTGCTGCTGTGCAAGCCTGCACCTAAGGGCATCGGCGATTCCAAGGTGCTCACCGCGAAGTCCCGTGCCGAGGCAGAGGCATGCATCCGCCGCCGCTGCGCTTTCGGCATCGGGGTGGTCTGTGTCGAGGAGATCGACCGGCGCAACATCTTCGGCGCAACGATGCTGGCGATGAGCCTGGCAATGGAGCAATTGTGCACGGCAATCGGTCGCCACGATCTGGCCGCGCTGATCGACGGCAACCTCACTCCGCAGGGCCGCTGTGCGGAGTGGCGCTGGCCTGCCACGCCGATTGTGGGCGGAGACGGGCGCGAGGCTTGCATCGGCGCAGCGAGCATCCTCGCCAAGGAATATCGTGATCGGCTGATGGTTGAAGCTTCCCGTGAACACCCGCATTACGGCTGGGAAAGCAACAAGGGCTACGGCTCCAAACAGCACCTGGAAGCGCTACGAATTCACGGAGCCACGCCGCTGCACCGCCGCAGTTTCGCCCCGGTGGCGCAACTGGAAATGGTGCTCTAG
- a CDS encoding PQQ-dependent sugar dehydrogenase: MRNIILGSVLFPATLLLASCSNAQTGDTAPTSTPSPAGLVAGEAVELAEGSPFTAASHGAFDEPWAMAFHPQTGVIFITEKPGTMKFYDPASGRTGEVTGLPEVAYRGQGGLGDFAFAPDFADSGHVYLSWAQAVEGGTVATLGRGTLVCDTADACRIDGLTEIWRQSRAGERPGHYSHKIAFSPDGQHLFLSSGDRQEQDPAQDLSNNFGAVLRLNLDGTAAAGNPFAERGAPADQIWSYGQRNILGLKFDSAGQLWGLEHGPAGGDELNLVQRGANYGWPVRSNGNNYNGSDIPDHTPDDGFSRPSISWNPVIAPGDMIFYSGDMFADWRGQLLVANLGTQSITRISTDADANSAQELSRYAFPRRLRDIAQAGDGAIWVIEDGDGGRLLRLTPAS, translated from the coding sequence ATGCGCAACATCATCCTCGGCTCCGTCCTATTCCCCGCAACGCTGCTTCTCGCAAGCTGTTCGAATGCCCAGACAGGGGATACCGCGCCCACCTCCACCCCCTCGCCTGCAGGGCTGGTTGCGGGTGAAGCGGTGGAACTGGCCGAGGGTTCGCCCTTCACCGCCGCCAGCCACGGAGCTTTCGACGAACCCTGGGCGATGGCCTTCCACCCGCAGACGGGCGTGATTTTCATCACCGAAAAGCCGGGGACGATGAAGTTCTACGATCCGGCAAGCGGTCGCACCGGGGAAGTGACCGGCCTGCCCGAAGTGGCCTATCGCGGTCAGGGGGGCTTGGGCGATTTCGCCTTCGCTCCCGATTTCGCCGATAGTGGCCACGTCTATCTCAGCTGGGCACAGGCGGTGGAGGGCGGCACGGTCGCCACGCTTGGGCGCGGCACGCTGGTGTGCGACACGGCGGACGCTTGCCGCATCGACGGCCTTACCGAAATCTGGCGCCAGAGCCGCGCTGGGGAGCGCCCCGGCCACTATTCGCACAAGATCGCCTTCTCGCCCGACGGGCAGCACCTGTTCCTTTCCAGCGGAGACCGGCAGGAGCAGGATCCGGCACAGGACCTGTCCAACAATTTCGGCGCGGTGCTGCGGCTCAACCTCGATGGCACCGCGGCGGCGGGCAATCCCTTTGCCGAACGCGGCGCGCCTGCGGATCAGATCTGGTCCTACGGCCAGCGCAACATCCTCGGGCTGAAATTCGATTCCGCCGGACAGTTGTGGGGACTGGAGCATGGCCCTGCCGGGGGTGACGAACTGAACCTCGTTCAGCGCGGGGCAAACTATGGCTGGCCGGTGCGGTCCAATGGCAACAATTACAATGGCTCCGATATCCCGGATCATACGCCGGACGATGGCTTTTCCCGGCCTTCGATCAGCTGGAACCCGGTGATCGCACCGGGTGACATGATCTTCTATTCGGGCGATATGTTCGCCGACTGGCGCGGGCAATTGCTGGTGGCGAACCTCGGCACGCAATCGATCACTCGCATTTCAACCGATGCCGATGCCAATAGCGCCCAAGAATTGTCGCGCTATGCCTTCCCCCGGCGCCTGCGCGATATTGCCCAGGCAGGCGACGGCGCGATCTGGGTGATCGAGGACGGCGACGGCGGGCGGCTGTTGCGGCTAACGCCAGCGAGTTGA
- a CDS encoding N-acetyltransferase, with the protein MTDAATATLIPLGQVDPPMIELLLDRAFGPDRHGRTAYQVREGTEWLPALSFAALDAEEMLVGTIQVWPVALTDGTGRRHPMLMVGPVAVVPERQGEGFGHALMAATAGAIDPAAPLPQVMIGDPEFYERFGFFAAPAQGWTLPGPYEQRRLLVRAANPAILPAQGTLGPWIG; encoded by the coding sequence ATGACTGATGCCGCCACCGCCACCCTGATTCCGCTGGGACAAGTCGATCCGCCGATGATCGAGCTTCTGCTCGATCGAGCCTTCGGACCCGATCGCCATGGCCGCACTGCCTATCAGGTACGCGAAGGCACCGAATGGCTCCCCGCGCTCAGCTTTGCGGCGCTCGATGCGGAGGAAATGCTGGTTGGCACGATCCAGGTGTGGCCGGTAGCGCTGACCGACGGCACTGGCCGCCGCCACCCGATGCTGATGGTCGGCCCGGTCGCGGTGGTGCCCGAACGGCAGGGGGAAGGCTTCGGCCATGCGCTGATGGCGGCCACGGCGGGCGCTATCGATCCGGCCGCACCGCTGCCACAGGTGATGATCGGCGACCCGGAATTCTACGAACGCTTCGGCTTCTTCGCCGCCCCGGCACAGGGCTGGACACTCCCCGGCCCATACGAGCAGCGCCGCCTGCTGGTGCGCGCGGCAAATCCTGCCATTCTTCCGGCACAAGGCACGCTCGGCCCTTGGATTGGTTAG
- a CDS encoding DUF1285 domain-containing protein encodes MPYEPPPELAGLSLAQVAELVAARKLPPVEQWDPPETIDSQMRIAADGTWFHEGRPITRPAMVRAFASLLLRDESGQHWLMTPHCRQSIVVEDAAFIAVDMREADDALAFRLNTDELVLAGPDNPLRSAGDPEAPAVYLTVRHGCEARLNRSTWLQLAELALASGGEPKVSSQGSTFSLVPA; translated from the coding sequence ATGCCGTACGAACCGCCTCCTGAACTTGCCGGACTGTCGCTCGCGCAGGTCGCCGAACTGGTCGCCGCGCGCAAGCTGCCGCCGGTGGAACAGTGGGATCCGCCCGAGACGATCGATAGCCAGATGCGGATTGCGGCGGACGGGACCTGGTTCCACGAAGGCCGCCCGATCACCCGCCCGGCGATGGTGCGCGCCTTTGCCAGCCTGCTGCTGCGCGACGAAAGCGGGCAGCACTGGCTGATGACGCCGCATTGTCGCCAGTCGATCGTGGTTGAGGATGCTGCATTTATCGCGGTGGATATGCGGGAAGCAGACGACGCCCTCGCCTTCCGCCTGAACACCGACGAACTGGTGCTGGCCGGGCCGGACAACCCCCTGCGCTCGGCAGGCGATCCCGAGGCGCCCGCCGTCTACCTCACCGTACGCCACGGCTGCGAGGCGCGGCTCAACCGCTCGACATGGCTGCAACTGGCGGAGCTGGCACTGGCATCAGGGGGGGAGCCGAAAGTCAGCAGCCAAGGCAGCACATTCTCGCTGGTGCCTGCATGA
- a CDS encoding CoA pyrophosphatase — MSSLFTRLARLFDASHHIGYEGLRDDSDFARQPLRDAAVLMAVTSRADPGLLLTRRPETMVNHPGQIAFPGGKLEPGEDAVAAALREAEEELSIEPAQVQVVGAAQSFVTGTGFNLTPVLGLIPPDLPITPDPREVDGWFEVPLRHVLDQRNHVAKVGLFMGHERPYTEIEWQGHRIWGITAGIIVNLSHRLAWEELVDG, encoded by the coding sequence ATGAGCAGCCTGTTCACTCGCCTTGCCCGCCTGTTCGATGCCAGCCACCACATCGGCTACGAGGGTCTGCGCGATGATAGCGATTTCGCCCGCCAGCCGTTGCGCGATGCTGCCGTGCTGATGGCGGTGACCAGTCGCGCGGATCCCGGACTGCTGCTCACCCGGCGACCGGAAACGATGGTCAATCATCCGGGCCAGATCGCCTTTCCCGGCGGCAAGCTCGAACCCGGCGAGGATGCCGTGGCCGCGGCCTTGCGAGAGGCAGAGGAAGAGCTGTCCATCGAACCCGCGCAGGTGCAGGTGGTGGGCGCGGCGCAGAGTTTCGTTACCGGCACCGGATTCAATCTCACCCCCGTGCTCGGGCTGATCCCGCCCGATCTGCCGATCACACCCGATCCGCGCGAAGTGGACGGCTGGTTCGAAGTGCCGCTGCGCCACGTTCTCGACCAGCGAAACCATGTCGCCAAGGTCGGCCTCTTCATGGGGCACGAGCGGCCCTATACCGAAATCGAATGGCAGGGGCACCGGATCTGGGGGATCACTGCCGGGATCATCGTCAACCTCTCGCATCGGCTGGCGTGGGAGGAACTGGTCGATGGCTAG
- a CDS encoding CCA tRNA nucleotidyltransferase: MARLPAAEWTKRADLAQLVAALGAANVRWVGGAVRDTLLELPVKDIDAATPLVPDEVIARLKQAGIRTVPTGIDHGTVTALLAGGPVEVTTLRKDVSTDGRRATVAFASDWRDDAARRDFTINALYAEPNTLEIADWFGGLDDLAARRVSFIGEARERIREDHLRILRYYRFQARFGARLDAEGEEACAELAPMLKGLSRERVASELLAILALPDPHETLARMHACGVLPVVLPEVTHEGLKAFKGLVAHEAAQEIEPSAIRRLAALLPPQPKNAEQVAARLRLSVAQRKHLARLAERNSTSEGAREGARVLAYREGHQVARDLLLLGNLPLDSINGWQIPVFPMKGGEIVARGVSAGPEVSRVLRAVETRWIAEQFPDRSRVLALLDAELSDRSATREPDPRG, from the coding sequence ATGGCTAGGCTTCCCGCAGCGGAATGGACCAAGCGCGCGGACCTCGCGCAACTGGTCGCGGCATTGGGCGCGGCAAATGTCCGCTGGGTCGGCGGGGCGGTGCGCGATACGCTGCTGGAACTGCCGGTAAAGGACATTGATGCCGCCACCCCGCTGGTCCCCGACGAAGTGATCGCTCGGCTGAAGCAGGCGGGGATCAGGACCGTCCCGACCGGAATCGATCACGGCACCGTCACTGCGCTGCTCGCTGGTGGCCCCGTCGAGGTCACCACCCTGCGCAAAGACGTTTCCACCGATGGTCGCCGCGCAACAGTCGCTTTCGCCAGCGACTGGCGGGACGATGCCGCACGGCGCGATTTCACGATCAATGCGCTATATGCCGAACCCAACACACTGGAGATTGCCGACTGGTTCGGCGGGCTGGACGATCTGGCGGCTCGGCGGGTGAGCTTTATCGGCGAGGCGCGCGAAAGAATTCGCGAGGATCACCTGCGGATCCTGCGCTATTACCGCTTTCAGGCACGTTTCGGGGCAAGACTCGACGCGGAGGGCGAAGAAGCCTGCGCCGAGCTGGCGCCGATGCTCAAGGGGCTGAGCCGCGAGCGGGTGGCCTCGGAACTGCTGGCGATCCTCGCCCTTCCCGATCCGCACGAAACCTTGGCGCGGATGCATGCGTGTGGCGTGTTGCCCGTGGTGCTTCCCGAAGTCACTCACGAAGGCTTGAAGGCATTTAAGGGACTGGTCGCACACGAGGCTGCGCAAGAGATTGAACCCTCGGCAATCCGCCGTTTAGCCGCTCTCCTGCCACCGCAGCCGAAAAACGCGGAACAGGTCGCCGCACGGTTGCGTCTGTCCGTCGCACAGCGGAAGCATCTCGCTCGTCTCGCCGAACGCAACAGCACGTCAGAAGGCGCGCGAGAAGGCGCGCGCGTACTCGCCTATCGCGAGGGCCATCAGGTCGCCCGTGACCTGCTGCTGCTGGGCAACCTGCCGCTTGATTCGATAAATGGCTGGCAAATACCTGTTTTTCCAATGAAAGGCGGGGAGATCGTCGCCCGCGGAGTCTCTGCCGGACCGGAGGTTTCCCGCGTCCTGCGCGCCGTCGAAACCCGCTGGATCGCCGAGCAATTTCCTGATCGTTCGCGCGTTCTCGCGCTGCTGGACGCCGAATTATCGGACCGAAGCGCCACCCGGGAACCCGATCCTCGGGGTTGA
- the parC gene encoding DNA topoisomerase IV subunit A — MSPPIDFADDSGDAEQGIVREPFESALSSRYLVYALSTITARSLPDLRDGLKPVHRRLLWTMRQLRLSPDQAFKKSARVVGDVIGKYHPHGDVAVYDAMVRLAQPFTLRYPLVEGQGNFGNVDGDNAAAYRYTEARLTRTAMHLMAGLDEGTVTFVPTYNGEEEEPELMPGLFPNLLANGASGIAVGMATSIPSHNVAEVLDAAELVLFNKDVTHAELMEVFHGPDFATGGLVVDSAEAISHAYATGRGSFRVRGRFHAGEADNEADREAGIERQKGGGYQLVISEIPYQVPKSKLIEQIAAAIADKKLPILEDVRDESDEQIRIVLVPRSRNIDPDLLKESVYKLTDLETRFSLNLNVLDHTRTPMVMGLKELLTHWVAHQIDILQRRATHRLAKIADRLELLEGYIIAFLNLDRVIEIIRYEDDPKAVMMAEFSLTDRQAEAILNMRLRSLRKLEEMELRREKDALLKEKEELDALLASPIKQRNRLKRDMAALRKEYGEDTPLGRRRTTIAEATTTVEFDPDAMIEKEPVTVVLSQKGWVRGARGHVDLGKDGAGDFKYKEGDGPAFALHCQTTDKLLIACDDGRFFTLGADKLPGARGFGEPLRNTLDIDASARIIALIVHQKDKQLLLASTLGKGFVALTDELLAETRKGRQVVNLKQGVKLNVARAVAPAHDHVAVVGDNRKLVVFALEEMPVMSRGQGVTLQRYRDGGLSDATTFTLADGLSWAMGGDSGRTRTENDIGMWKVARGAAGRLPPQGFPKDNRF; from the coding sequence ATGTCCCCACCCATCGATTTTGCTGACGACAGCGGTGATGCCGAACAGGGCATCGTGCGCGAACCGTTCGAAAGCGCGCTCTCCAGCCGCTATCTCGTCTATGCCCTGTCCACCATCACCGCGCGCTCGCTCCCCGATCTGCGCGACGGGCTGAAGCCGGTCCACCGCCGCCTGCTGTGGACGATGCGCCAACTGCGGCTCTCGCCGGACCAGGCGTTCAAGAAAAGCGCGCGGGTCGTGGGCGACGTGATCGGCAAGTATCACCCGCACGGCGACGTGGCGGTTTACGACGCGATGGTGCGGCTCGCGCAGCCGTTCACGCTGCGCTATCCGCTGGTGGAGGGGCAGGGTAATTTCGGCAATGTGGACGGCGATAACGCCGCCGCCTACCGCTACACCGAAGCCCGGTTGACCCGCACCGCCATGCACCTGATGGCGGGGTTGGACGAGGGCACCGTCACTTTCGTGCCGACCTACAACGGCGAGGAGGAAGAGCCCGAGCTGATGCCGGGGCTGTTCCCCAACCTGCTCGCCAACGGGGCCAGCGGTATCGCGGTGGGCATGGCTACCTCCATTCCCAGCCATAATGTCGCCGAAGTGCTCGATGCCGCCGAACTGGTGCTGTTCAACAAGGATGTCACCCACGCCGAGCTGATGGAGGTATTCCACGGCCCCGATTTCGCCACCGGCGGGCTGGTGGTGGACTCAGCCGAAGCGATTTCCCACGCCTATGCCACCGGGCGCGGATCCTTCCGGGTGCGCGGGCGGTTCCATGCGGGGGAGGCGGACAACGAGGCGGACCGCGAGGCGGGGATCGAGCGGCAGAAGGGCGGCGGATACCAGCTCGTCATTTCCGAAATCCCCTACCAGGTGCCCAAGAGCAAACTGATCGAGCAGATCGCCGCTGCCATTGCCGACAAGAAGCTGCCGATCCTCGAAGACGTGCGCGACGAAAGCGACGAGCAGATACGCATCGTCCTCGTCCCGCGCAGCCGCAACATCGACCCGGACCTGCTCAAGGAATCGGTCTACAAGCTGACTGATCTCGAGACCCGCTTCAGCCTCAATCTCAATGTGCTCGATCACACCCGCACGCCGATGGTGATGGGGCTCAAGGAACTGCTCACCCACTGGGTGGCGCACCAGATCGACATCCTCCAGCGCCGTGCGACGCACCGGCTGGCGAAGATCGCCGACCGGCTGGAACTGCTCGAAGGCTATATCATCGCCTTCCTCAACCTCGACCGGGTGATCGAAATCATCCGCTATGAGGACGATCCCAAGGCCGTGATGATGGCCGAATTCTCGCTGACCGACCGGCAGGCCGAAGCGATCCTGAACATGCGGCTGCGCTCCCTGCGCAAGCTGGAAGAAATGGAACTTCGCCGCGAGAAGGACGCGCTGCTGAAGGAGAAGGAAGAGCTCGACGCGCTGCTCGCCAGCCCGATCAAGCAGCGGAACCGGCTGAAGCGCGACATGGCCGCGCTGCGCAAGGAGTACGGCGAGGACACGCCGCTCGGCCGCCGCCGCACCACGATTGCCGAGGCCACCACCACGGTCGAATTCGATCCCGATGCGATGATCGAGAAGGAACCCGTCACCGTGGTGCTCAGCCAGAAGGGCTGGGTGCGCGGGGCGCGCGGGCATGTCGATCTGGGCAAGGATGGCGCGGGCGATTTCAAGTACAAGGAAGGCGACGGCCCGGCCTTCGCACTGCATTGCCAGACCACCGACAAGCTGCTGATCGCTTGCGATGACGGGCGGTTCTTTACCCTGGGCGCGGACAAGCTGCCGGGCGCACGCGGCTTCGGCGAACCGCTGCGCAATACATTAGACATCGATGCATCGGCGCGGATTATCGCCCTGATCGTGCATCAGAAGGACAAGCAATTGCTGCTCGCCTCGACGCTCGGCAAGGGGTTCGTCGCGCTGACCGACGAACTGCTCGCCGAAACCCGCAAAGGGCGGCAGGTGGTGAACCTGAAGCAGGGGGTGAAGCTGAACGTGGCCCGCGCCGTGGCCCCCGCGCACGATCATGTTGCCGTGGTGGGGGACAACCGCAAGCTGGTAGTCTTCGCGCTGGAGGAAATGCCGGTGATGAGCCGCGGGCAGGGCGTTACCCTGCAACGCTACCGCGACGGCGGCCTCTCCGATGCGACGACCTTCACGCTGGCGGACGGGCTGAGCTGGGCTATGGGCGGAGATAGCGGCCGTACCCGCACCGAAAATGATATCGGGATGTGGAAGGTGGCGCGCGGTGCGGCGGGCCGACTGCCGCCGCAGGGGTTCCCGAAGGATAACCGCTTCTGA
- a CDS encoding type 1 glutamine amidotransferase: MAQRIMILATNGFEQSELEGPKQRLEDAGYETVVVSPEDGQITGWDDKDWGSPVEVDMSLDEAEAADFDALVLPGGQINPDILRMNEKAVQLVRDFDDAGKPIAAICHAPWLLIEADIVDGREVTSWPSLRTDLANAGGTVVDEEAVVDGNLVTSRNPDDIPAFTKALIELLERQLEASGSLEAA, translated from the coding sequence ATGGCACAACGTATCATGATCCTCGCCACCAATGGTTTCGAACAGTCCGAACTGGAAGGCCCCAAACAGCGGCTGGAAGATGCCGGTTATGAAACCGTCGTCGTCAGCCCGGAAGACGGCCAGATCACCGGCTGGGACGACAAAGACTGGGGTAGCCCGGTCGAAGTCGACATGAGCCTCGACGAGGCCGAAGCTGCCGATTTCGACGCGCTGGTGCTGCCCGGCGGACAGATCAACCCGGACATCCTGCGGATGAATGAAAAGGCCGTGCAGCTGGTCCGCGATTTCGACGATGCCGGAAAGCCGATCGCCGCGATCTGCCATGCCCCTTGGCTGCTGATCGAAGCCGATATTGTCGATGGCCGCGAGGTCACCAGCTGGCCTTCGCTCCGCACCGATCTCGCCAATGCCGGCGGCACCGTGGTGGACGAGGAAGCCGTGGTCGACGGTAATCTGGTCACCAGCCGGAACCCGGACGATATCCCCGCGTTCACCAAGGCGCTGATCGAACTTCTGGAACGACAGCTGGAGGCCTCCGGGTCTCTCGAAGCCGCCTGA
- a CDS encoding DUF4349 domain-containing protein, whose protein sequence is MRGAKMRFQTFVFCASLALAGCAEEKSPREQVDNLEYAAGDAAPAAEFGFYEAMETGPTIYGSGNEAARRAAAVVESGTSNASSDNAVTDTQIAYAYSWGFQVEANDLPTLQERHRALCQSLGDACRTLSLSQSGNDDYAYGRMEMQVAADRVEEFGQALNTATDGVDAEQISFGISGEDLTDDIIDTEARLAARRLLRDRLMEVLRTRQGSVGDLVEAERGVAEVNEEIDAATSRLENMRNRVAFSEVSIEYDPEMGQYTVGFWAPIAYAFGAIGSTLGVVIASLIYISVALIPISAFLFGLRWLWRRWRGREISKSAPTTEAP, encoded by the coding sequence GTGAGGGGAGCGAAAATGAGATTCCAAACATTTGTCTTTTGTGCGTCACTTGCTTTGGCTGGATGTGCAGAAGAAAAATCGCCGCGCGAGCAGGTTGACAACCTGGAGTACGCGGCAGGCGATGCCGCTCCTGCGGCCGAATTCGGATTTTATGAGGCCATGGAAACAGGGCCGACAATTTATGGATCGGGCAATGAGGCAGCACGCCGAGCCGCGGCAGTGGTTGAAAGCGGGACAAGCAATGCATCATCCGATAATGCCGTTACGGATACCCAGATCGCCTACGCCTATTCGTGGGGTTTTCAGGTCGAGGCAAATGATCTGCCAACGCTTCAGGAACGCCATCGCGCGTTGTGCCAATCGCTAGGCGATGCTTGTCGTACACTCTCGCTCTCCCAGTCGGGCAATGACGACTATGCCTATGGCCGGATGGAAATGCAGGTCGCGGCAGACCGCGTGGAGGAGTTCGGACAAGCGCTCAATACGGCTACCGATGGTGTCGATGCGGAGCAGATATCGTTCGGCATTTCCGGTGAGGACCTGACTGACGACATCATCGACACCGAAGCGCGGCTCGCAGCGCGGCGGCTGCTCCGTGATCGACTGATGGAAGTTCTGCGCACGCGGCAAGGCTCGGTGGGCGATCTGGTGGAGGCCGAGCGCGGCGTTGCAGAGGTCAACGAAGAGATCGACGCTGCCACCTCGCGGCTCGAAAACATGCGCAATCGCGTGGCGTTTTCGGAAGTCAGCATCGAATACGATCCGGAAATGGGGCAGTACACGGTCGGCTTTTGGGCACCGATTGCTTACGCCTTTGGCGCTATAGGTTCGACACTAGGTGTCGTGATCGCTTCGCTGATCTATATCTCGGTAGCACTGATCCCGATCAGCGCCTTCTTGTTCGGTCTGCGATGGCTGTGGAGACGTTGGCGAGGGCGCGAAATTAGCAAGTCCGCACCGACAACCGAAGCTCCTTAA